One window of the Terriglobales bacterium genome contains the following:
- the hutI gene encoding imidazolonepropionase, protein MAKASPSLLLTNIGQLLTVRSPNPKSTGPRRGPELNDIGLIEDAAVLCAEGKIAAAGKRREMARHPLLKSKGKRAVREHDCGGGVVLPGLVDAHTHPAFVAPRLVDFEQRASGASYEQIAEKGGGIRSSVDRVRKAAVKALAERVLKGLEQMGAQGTTTVEAKSGYGLSTEAELKSLEAIAQAADRWPGTVVPTLLGAHVVPKEFLGKPQQYVREVVKKMIPQAARRKLAAFVDVFVERGAFSLADAEQIFEAATENGLGVRVHICQFASNSVWPLLRFHPASLDHMDHVMEEDLPQLARRGTMVTLVPASNHFLGLGTYPPARRMIDAGVAVALATDYNPGTAPTPSLPFVMSLACTQMKMTPAEAIAATTINGAHALRLAERKGSVEPGKDADLAVFDVADYREIPYWMAANHCRATVFGGRLLV, encoded by the coding sequence ATGGCCAAGGCCAGTCCGTCTCTCCTCCTCACCAACATCGGCCAACTGCTCACCGTACGTTCGCCGAATCCCAAATCCACGGGCCCGCGGCGCGGGCCGGAACTGAACGACATCGGGCTGATTGAAGATGCGGCGGTGCTGTGCGCCGAAGGGAAGATTGCTGCGGCCGGGAAGCGGCGCGAGATGGCGCGTCATCCGTTGCTGAAGTCGAAAGGGAAGAGGGCCGTCCGCGAACATGACTGCGGCGGCGGCGTGGTGCTGCCTGGGTTGGTGGATGCGCATACGCATCCGGCGTTCGTAGCGCCGCGGCTGGTGGACTTCGAGCAGCGCGCGTCGGGTGCAAGCTACGAACAGATAGCCGAGAAGGGCGGCGGCATCCGCTCGAGCGTCGATCGTGTGCGCAAGGCTGCGGTGAAAGCGCTGGCGGAGCGAGTCCTGAAGGGCCTGGAGCAGATGGGCGCGCAGGGCACGACCACGGTGGAAGCCAAGTCGGGTTACGGCTTGAGCACGGAGGCGGAGCTGAAGTCGCTGGAGGCGATCGCGCAGGCGGCCGACCGCTGGCCGGGGACCGTCGTGCCGACCCTGTTGGGCGCGCATGTGGTGCCCAAGGAATTCCTGGGCAAGCCGCAGCAGTACGTACGCGAAGTGGTGAAGAAAATGATTCCGCAGGCGGCACGCCGCAAGCTGGCGGCTTTCGTGGATGTGTTCGTGGAGCGGGGAGCGTTCTCACTCGCCGACGCCGAGCAGATCTTTGAGGCGGCGACCGAAAACGGGCTGGGCGTGCGGGTACACATCTGCCAGTTCGCGTCCAATTCAGTGTGGCCGCTGCTGCGTTTTCATCCGGCGTCGCTGGACCACATGGATCATGTGATGGAGGAAGACCTGCCGCAACTGGCGCGCCGCGGCACCATGGTCACGCTGGTGCCGGCGTCCAATCACTTCCTGGGCCTGGGAACGTATCCGCCGGCCCGGCGGATGATCGACGCTGGCGTGGCGGTCGCGCTGGCCACGGACTACAACCCCGGCACCGCGCCTACACCCAGCCTGCCGTTCGTGATGTCGCTGGCGTGCACGCAGATGAAGATGACGCCGGCCGAGGCCATCGCCGCGACCACCATTAACGGCGCACATGCTCTGCGGTTGGCAGAGCGAAAGGGCAGCGTTGAGCCGGGCAAGGACGCGGACCTGGCGGTGTTCGACGTCGCCGACTATCGCGAGATTCCTTACTGGATGGCGGCGAATCACTGTCGGGCGACGGTGTTCGGCGGGCGGCTGCTAGTTTGA
- a CDS encoding M1 family metallopeptidase produces the protein MSKSVVFVLSFLLLSPAFAQRLPDTVVPAHYELTFTPDLKAAKFAGQETIRVHVARPASTVTLDALEMEFHEVTITQAGKTQKAGVTLDPKGETATFSVGNALEPGPAEIHIRYTGILNGQLRGFYLSKGKGRNYATTQMEPTDARRAFPSFDEPALKATFAITLVVDEGDTAISNGRIVSDTPGPAAGKHTLRFSTTPRMSTYLVAMAVGDWKCSEGAAEGIPIRICSTPENARLTKYALVAAEQQVAYFNQYFGIRYPFEKLDVLAVPDFEAGAMENAGAIFYRESVLLADENTASAATKRAIASVLAHEIAHMWFGDLVTMKWWDDIWLNEGFASWATSKPLKVWKPEWKRDIQDVYSSGNALSLDSLANTRPIRRQAETREEINELFDGIAYSKTAAVLRMVESYLGEETFRRGVQAYLKKHSYANATAEDFWNTLAQESGKPVDAVMRSFVDQAGVPLLRVRATCEKQGGMVEAEQQRFFYDRQAFEKGSDSLWQVPLCLRGPGDAAPKCELMTRRKQSFMQEKCQPWVLANPAGSGYYRVAYDSESLRSLSHVMQTELSPGERLSLLNDQWALVRLGQQEIGDYLSFAEGLRDERTRVVMFTLTGRLDYIGDYLLNDATRPKYQAWVQRLLRPTAQKLGWQPRAGESDELRSLRAYVLMTLGRTGRDAEVRAEARKLAEQYLADPKSVDATLAETVLSLAALDGDAALYQKYLAKMESDVEPEEHERYQDALTYFTGPALVRRSLEYAVSGRMRNQDSPGFIRDLLELRETQSVAWDFVKANWPRVEAALTIGNARDVVRAVSTFCEVPARHDAETFFAAHPVPAAERTLRQALENANNCINLRATQQQSLAAWLAGRAEGAGR, from the coding sequence ATGAGCAAATCTGTAGTCTTTGTACTCTCCTTCCTGCTGCTTTCTCCTGCCTTTGCGCAACGCCTGCCTGACACTGTGGTTCCAGCGCATTACGAGCTAACCTTCACGCCTGACTTGAAGGCGGCGAAGTTCGCCGGCCAAGAGACTATCCGCGTGCACGTGGCGCGGCCGGCCTCGACCGTGACGCTCGATGCACTGGAGATGGAGTTCCACGAAGTCACGATTACGCAAGCAGGCAAGACGCAGAAGGCCGGGGTCACGCTTGATCCCAAGGGGGAGACGGCGACGTTCAGCGTTGGGAATGCGCTTGAGCCGGGCCCGGCGGAGATCCACATCCGCTACACGGGCATCCTGAACGGTCAACTGCGCGGCTTTTACCTGAGCAAGGGCAAGGGGCGCAACTACGCGACCACGCAGATGGAACCCACGGACGCGCGGCGGGCGTTCCCGTCGTTCGACGAGCCGGCGCTCAAGGCGACCTTCGCCATCACGCTGGTGGTGGACGAAGGAGACACTGCGATATCCAACGGCCGCATCGTTTCCGATACGCCGGGGCCGGCGGCCGGGAAGCATACGCTGCGCTTCTCCACGACGCCCAGGATGTCCACCTACCTGGTGGCCATGGCGGTGGGCGACTGGAAGTGCTCGGAGGGAGCGGCGGAAGGCATACCCATCCGCATCTGCTCGACGCCGGAGAATGCGCGCCTGACGAAATACGCGCTGGTGGCAGCCGAGCAGCAAGTCGCGTACTTCAACCAGTACTTTGGGATCCGATATCCGTTCGAGAAGCTCGACGTGCTAGCGGTGCCGGATTTCGAGGCGGGCGCCATGGAGAATGCGGGCGCCATCTTCTATCGCGAAAGCGTCCTGCTGGCCGATGAGAACACGGCCTCGGCCGCCACCAAGCGCGCCATCGCTTCTGTCCTGGCGCATGAGATCGCGCACATGTGGTTCGGCGACCTGGTGACCATGAAGTGGTGGGACGACATTTGGCTCAACGAAGGTTTCGCCAGCTGGGCCACCAGCAAGCCGCTGAAGGTGTGGAAGCCGGAGTGGAAGCGCGACATCCAGGACGTGTATTCCTCGGGCAACGCGCTGTCGCTCGATTCCCTGGCTAACACGCGGCCCATTCGGCGGCAGGCAGAGACACGGGAAGAAATCAACGAGCTGTTCGACGGTATCGCCTATTCGAAGACCGCGGCGGTGTTGCGCATGGTGGAGAGCTACCTGGGGGAGGAGACGTTCCGGCGCGGCGTACAGGCCTACCTGAAAAAGCACTCCTACGCCAACGCCACCGCCGAAGACTTCTGGAACACGTTGGCGCAGGAATCCGGCAAGCCGGTGGACGCCGTGATGCGCAGCTTCGTGGACCAGGCTGGGGTTCCCCTGCTCCGCGTGCGTGCCACATGTGAAAAGCAGGGCGGAATGGTGGAAGCCGAGCAGCAGCGCTTCTTTTACGATCGTCAGGCGTTCGAGAAGGGAAGCGATTCGCTGTGGCAAGTGCCCTTGTGCTTGCGCGGCCCGGGCGATGCGGCTCCTAAGTGCGAGCTCATGACCCGGCGGAAGCAGAGCTTCATGCAGGAGAAGTGCCAGCCGTGGGTGCTGGCTAATCCGGCTGGCAGCGGGTACTACCGCGTGGCTTATGACAGCGAGTCGCTACGCAGCCTGTCGCACGTGATGCAAACCGAACTGAGCCCCGGCGAGCGGCTTTCCCTGCTGAACGACCAGTGGGCGCTGGTGCGGCTGGGCCAGCAGGAGATCGGCGACTACTTGAGCTTTGCCGAAGGCTTGCGCGACGAGCGCACGCGGGTGGTGATGTTCACGCTGACCGGCCGCCTGGATTACATCGGCGATTATCTGCTGAACGACGCCACGCGGCCGAAATACCAGGCCTGGGTGCAGCGGCTGCTGCGGCCCACGGCGCAAAAGCTGGGATGGCAGCCGCGGGCGGGCGAGAGCGACGAGTTGCGCAGCCTACGTGCCTATGTCCTGATGACCCTGGGCCGCACCGGCCGTGATGCCGAAGTCCGGGCGGAAGCGCGGAAGCTGGCGGAACAGTATTTGGCCGATCCCAAGTCGGTGGACGCGACGCTGGCCGAAACGGTGCTCAGTCTGGCCGCGCTGGACGGCGACGCGGCGCTCTACCAAAAGTATCTGGCGAAGATGGAGAGCGACGTGGAGCCGGAGGAGCATGAACGCTATCAGGACGCGCTGACTTATTTCACCGGCCCGGCACTGGTGCGGCGGTCGCTGGAGTACGCGGTTTCAGGCAGGATGCGCAACCAGGATTCGCCTGGATTCATCAGGGATCTCCTGGAGCTTCGCGAGACGCAGAGCGTGGCGTGGGACTTCGTGAAAGCCAACTGGCCGCGGGTGGAGGCGGCGCTCACCATCGGCAACGCGCGCGACGTAGTCCGAGCCGTAAGCACGTTCTGCGAAGTACCGGCGCGCCATGATGCCGAAACCTTTTTCGCGGCTCATCCGGTGCCGGCTGCCGAGCGAACGCTGCGCCAGGCGCTGGAGAACGCCAACAACTGCATCAACCTGCGTGCCACGCAACAGCAAAGCCTGGCGGCGTGGCTGGCAGGACGCGCGGAAGGGGCGGGAAGATAG
- a CDS encoding protein kinase, with protein MLGQTLGHYRVLEQIGAGGMGVVYRAHDERLDRDVALKVLPPGILTDEAARKRFRKEALTLSKLNHPNVETVHDFDNQDGVDFLVMELIPGVTLDQKPVSGAMPEKDVLRLGQQLAEGLAAAHEQGVVHRDLKPGNLRVTPDGRLKILDFGLAKLLQPVTHADVTQSVSETQSVTGTLPYMAPEQLRGEAADARSDIWAAGAVLYEMATGRRPFDAKVSTALAGDIQHTPPPSPRQLKLELSPKLEDIILKCLEKDPDNRYQSARELAVDLRRLAAPAATAVVAVGVASKKRWKSFVAASAAVLLVLIATVSIANLGGVRDRLLGKTAAPQIKSIAVLPLANLSGDPEQEYFADGMTEALITDLAQISALRVISRTSVMEYKGAKKPLPEIARELNVDAVVEGSVQRSGGRVRISAQLIEARSDRHLWARSYERQLSDVLTLQDELARSIADEIRVKLTPQEQTRLATARPVNPDAHEAYLLGRFHLEKGDPAGLEKALAYFQQAVQKDAQYAPAYTGLADYYAILPFYTRSSPSEVFPKAQAAALRALEMDSNLAEAHASLAYTLAYYDWDWAGAEREFQRALALSPNYSAAHERYSRLLGMLGRLDEARAQMQRVQELEPLSLSPAGNLAMLAYFAGQNDVAIVQLQKLLEMDPKSPTGYWGLGLAYEQKAQYEQAIAAFEKAQSLAPGSLNIKASLGHAYAVQGNVGKAEKIIAELKDQSKQKYVSSYQLALVFAGLGQKKDALDWLERAYNERSTPVAYARMDPRLASLRSDARFQDLLRRMNFPP; from the coding sequence ATGCTCGGTCAGACGCTGGGCCACTATCGTGTCCTGGAGCAGATCGGCGCCGGGGGCATGGGCGTGGTCTATCGCGCTCATGATGAGCGCCTGGACCGCGACGTTGCTCTGAAGGTTCTGCCGCCGGGCATCCTCACCGACGAGGCCGCCCGCAAGCGCTTCCGCAAAGAAGCCCTGACGCTTTCCAAACTGAACCATCCCAACGTGGAAACCGTCCACGACTTCGACAATCAGGATGGCGTGGACTTCCTGGTAATGGAGCTCATTCCGGGGGTCACGCTCGACCAGAAGCCGGTCTCAGGAGCCATGCCGGAGAAGGACGTGCTGCGACTCGGACAGCAACTGGCGGAAGGGCTGGCGGCGGCGCATGAGCAGGGGGTCGTCCACCGGGACCTGAAGCCGGGAAACCTGCGCGTTACACCCGACGGACGGCTGAAGATCCTGGATTTCGGACTGGCCAAGCTGCTGCAACCGGTTACTCACGCCGATGTCACGCAAAGTGTGAGCGAAACGCAGAGCGTTACAGGCACACTCCCCTACATGGCTCCCGAACAGCTGCGCGGCGAGGCGGCAGACGCGCGCTCGGACATATGGGCGGCGGGAGCAGTGCTGTACGAAATGGCGACCGGGCGGCGGCCGTTTGACGCCAAGGTCTCTACCGCCCTGGCGGGAGACATCCAGCACACTCCGCCACCTTCTCCGCGGCAACTCAAGCTCGAACTTTCGCCCAAACTCGAAGACATCATCCTGAAGTGCCTGGAAAAGGATCCGGACAATCGTTATCAGTCTGCCCGAGAGCTGGCCGTGGACCTGCGCCGGCTTGCGGCGCCGGCGGCAACCGCAGTAGTGGCAGTCGGCGTGGCGTCAAAGAAGCGCTGGAAATCTTTCGTGGCCGCGTCGGCTGCGGTGCTGCTCGTGCTCATTGCCACTGTTTCCATTGCGAACCTTGGCGGCGTGCGCGACCGATTGTTGGGTAAGACCGCAGCACCCCAAATCAAGTCCATCGCTGTGCTGCCTCTGGCCAACCTTTCCGGCGATCCCGAGCAGGAATACTTTGCCGACGGCATGACCGAAGCTCTCATCACCGACCTGGCGCAGATCAGCGCGCTGCGAGTCATCTCCAGGACTTCCGTCATGGAGTACAAGGGGGCGAAGAAGCCCTTGCCGGAGATCGCCAGGGAATTGAACGTGGACGCGGTGGTCGAAGGTTCGGTGCAGCGTTCAGGCGGACGGGTACGCATCAGCGCGCAGTTGATCGAAGCTCGGAGCGACCGCCACCTCTGGGCCCGGAGCTACGAGCGTCAGTTGAGCGACGTCCTTACCTTGCAGGACGAATTGGCCCGCAGCATCGCCGACGAAATCCGGGTGAAGCTCACGCCGCAGGAACAGACTCGGCTGGCTACCGCCCGACCCGTGAACCCTGACGCCCATGAGGCCTATCTCCTCGGCCGATTCCACCTTGAGAAGGGCGACCCCGCAGGGCTGGAGAAGGCTTTGGCATACTTTCAGCAGGCGGTGCAGAAGGACGCGCAGTACGCGCCTGCCTACACAGGCTTGGCCGATTACTATGCCATTCTGCCTTTCTACACCCGCTCGTCTCCCAGCGAGGTTTTCCCGAAGGCCCAAGCGGCTGCGCTCCGTGCCTTGGAGATGGACAGCAACCTGGCGGAAGCGCATGCCTCGCTCGCCTACACTCTTGCCTACTACGACTGGGACTGGGCGGGCGCGGAAAGGGAGTTCCAGCGCGCGCTCGCACTCAGCCCCAACTACAGCGCTGCGCACGAACGCTACAGCAGGCTGCTGGGCATGCTGGGTCGACTCGACGAGGCTAGAGCACAAATGCAGCGCGTGCAGGAACTCGAACCGCTGTCGCTCTCGCCCGCAGGCAACCTGGCGATGCTGGCGTACTTTGCCGGTCAAAACGATGTGGCGATCGTCCAACTACAGAAACTCTTAGAGATGGACCCCAAATCCCCGACCGGCTACTGGGGCCTGGGCCTCGCCTATGAACAGAAAGCGCAGTACGAGCAGGCCATCGCCGCCTTCGAGAAGGCTCAGTCGCTGGCTCCGGGCAGCTTGAACATCAAGGCCTCGCTGGGCCACGCCTACGCGGTTCAGGGAAATGTGGGCAAGGCGGAGAAAATCATCGCCGAACTCAAGGATCAATCCAAACAGAAGTATGTTTCTTCCTACCAGCTGGCCTTGGTTTTTGCTGGACTCGGGCAGAAAAAAGACGCGCTGGACTGGCTGGAAAGGGCCTACAACGAGCGGTCCACTCCGGTGGCTTATGCGAGGATGGACCCGCGGCTTGCCTCGCTGCGCTCGGATGCACGCTTCCAGGACCTATTGCGCCGGATGAACTTCCCGCCGTAG
- the rho gene encoding transcription termination factor Rho, whose product MDATEERKGARTKTAEGPTLNIADLKEKSAAELMKLAKELNVQGAGGLRKQELIFKILQAQTEASGLIFSEGVLECLPDGYGFLRSPDYNYLPGPDDIYVSPSQIRRFDLRTGDTISGQVRPPKEGERYFALVKVEAVNSDSPEEARNKILFDNLTPLYPNERIKLETTRENVSARVMDLFTPIGKGQRGLIVSPPRAGKTMLLQNVANSITTNHEEVKLIVLLIDERPEEVTDMQRSVKGEVISSTFDEPAARHVQVAEMVIEKAKRLVEHKKDVVILLDSITRLARAYNTVVPPSGKILSGGVDSNALQRPKRFFGSARNIEEGGSLTIIATALIDTGSRMDDVIFEEFKGTGNLEIILERKLVDKRVFPAIDINRSGTRKEELLLPRDELNRIWVLRKVLNPLSPVEAMELLIDKLSKTKSNSEFLASMSGG is encoded by the coding sequence ATGGACGCAACCGAAGAACGCAAGGGCGCAAGGACCAAGACGGCTGAAGGCCCCACCCTGAACATCGCCGACCTGAAGGAGAAGAGCGCCGCCGAGCTGATGAAGCTGGCCAAGGAGCTCAATGTCCAGGGCGCGGGCGGCCTGCGCAAGCAGGAGCTCATCTTCAAGATCCTGCAAGCGCAGACCGAGGCCAGCGGCCTCATCTTCTCCGAAGGCGTGCTGGAGTGCCTGCCCGATGGTTACGGGTTCCTGCGCTCGCCCGACTATAACTACCTGCCCGGCCCCGACGACATCTACGTCTCGCCCTCGCAGATCCGGCGCTTTGACCTGCGCACCGGCGACACCATCAGCGGCCAGGTGCGCCCGCCCAAGGAAGGGGAACGCTATTTCGCGCTGGTCAAGGTGGAGGCGGTCAACTCCGATTCGCCCGAGGAAGCTCGCAACAAGATCCTGTTCGACAATCTGACCCCGCTCTATCCCAACGAGCGCATCAAGCTGGAAACCACGCGCGAGAACGTCTCGGCGCGCGTCATGGACCTGTTCACGCCCATCGGCAAGGGGCAGCGCGGGCTCATCGTTTCGCCGCCCCGCGCCGGCAAGACCATGCTGCTGCAGAACGTGGCCAACTCCATCACCACCAATCACGAAGAGGTCAAGCTCATCGTGCTGCTCATCGACGAGCGCCCTGAGGAAGTCACGGATATGCAGCGCTCGGTGAAGGGCGAGGTCATCTCGTCCACGTTCGACGAGCCGGCGGCCCGCCACGTGCAGGTGGCCGAGATGGTCATCGAAAAGGCCAAGCGATTGGTCGAGCATAAGAAGGACGTGGTGATTCTGCTCGATTCCATCACCCGCCTGGCGCGCGCCTACAACACGGTGGTGCCGCCATCGGGAAAGATCCTGTCGGGCGGCGTGGACTCGAACGCTCTGCAGCGTCCTAAGCGTTTCTTCGGCTCGGCGCGCAACATCGAAGAAGGCGGCTCGCTCACCATCATCGCTACCGCGCTGATTGACACCGGCTCGCGCATGGACGACGTGATCTTCGAGGAGTTCAAAGGCACCGGCAACCTGGAGATCATTCTGGAGCGCAAGCTGGTGGACAAGCGCGTCTTCCCGGCCATCGACATCAACCGCTCCGGGACCCGCAAGGAAGAACTCCTGCTGCCCCGTGATGAGCTGAATCGCATCTGGGTGCTGCGCAAGGTGCTGAACCCGCTCTCGCCCGTGGAGGCCATGGAACTGCTCATCGACAAGCTGAGCAAGACCAAGTCCAACTCGGAGTTCCTGGCTTCGATGTCGGGCGGATAG
- the lon gene encoding endopeptidase La, producing the protein MTREKFNTRKLPMMPIRDVVIFPYMMTPFVVGRESSVRALEEALAGDKKIFLATQHDASVDEPKANEIYQVGTIVNIVQSLKLPDGNIKVLVEGVERGKILQVTEAEGCFQASLRTVAYQTEVTPQIENMMQRVTGLFEQYVKLCQSLNYETMLAAVRLEEPARLTDTIAANLQLSIEEKQELLEIFDPVERLNRIADVLEIEIEKLNVDRAIQTRVKKQMERAQKEYYLNEKIKAIQKELGRGEKNELEELKKKIDSAGMPKDVHEKALQELKKLEAMPLMSAESTVSRNYLDWILAVPWKKRSKEIRNIDRAEKILNEDHYGLEKIKERILEFLAVRQLVKNPKGSILCFVGPPGVGKTSLGMSIARATGRKFVRLSLGGVRDEAEIRGHRRTYIGALPGQILQMMKKAGTKNPVFMLDEVDKMSMDFRGDPSAALLEVLDPEQNFMFMDHYLDVEYDLSQVFFIATANVLHTVPPALQDRMEVLRLHGYTEPEKIEIAKQFLIPKQRKTTGLTEKNLQFTDAGISTVIQAYTREAGVRNLEREIGSICRKVARRVVKGGEAFSITITPENVHDFLGVLKFRDMGAHEKSEVGLVTGLAWTEVGGSILSTEVTIVDGKGKLMLTGKLGDVMQESAQAALSYVRSRAPRLGLPREFYRNVDIHVHVPEGAIPKDGPSAGITIATAIASALSRIAVRRDMAMTGEITLRGKVLPIGGLKEKLLAAHRAGILEVVLPKDNEKDLEEVPQNLRDAMKLHFVGTMDEVLALALEKPLPEVPETATGEPLPPESLPVQGPAAPQ; encoded by the coding sequence GTGACCCGGGAAAAATTCAATACGCGCAAGCTGCCGATGATGCCCATACGGGACGTGGTCATCTTCCCGTACATGATGACGCCCTTCGTAGTGGGGCGCGAATCGAGCGTGCGGGCGCTGGAAGAGGCCCTCGCCGGCGACAAGAAGATCTTCCTCGCTACCCAGCATGACGCTTCCGTCGACGAGCCCAAGGCCAACGAGATCTATCAGGTGGGCACCATCGTCAACATCGTGCAGAGCCTGAAGCTGCCCGACGGCAACATCAAGGTGCTGGTGGAGGGCGTGGAGCGCGGCAAGATTTTGCAGGTCACCGAAGCCGAGGGCTGCTTCCAGGCTTCGCTGCGCACCGTGGCCTACCAGACCGAGGTGACCCCGCAGATCGAGAACATGATGCAGCGGGTCACCGGGTTGTTCGAGCAGTACGTAAAGCTCTGCCAGTCCCTGAATTACGAGACCATGCTGGCGGCCGTGCGCCTGGAGGAACCGGCGCGCCTGACCGATACCATCGCCGCCAACCTCCAGCTTTCCATCGAGGAGAAACAGGAACTGCTGGAGATCTTCGATCCCGTCGAGCGCCTCAATCGCATCGCCGACGTGCTGGAGATCGAGATCGAAAAGCTGAACGTCGACCGCGCCATTCAGACCCGCGTCAAGAAGCAGATGGAGCGCGCCCAGAAGGAGTACTACCTCAACGAGAAGATCAAGGCCATCCAGAAGGAACTGGGACGGGGCGAGAAGAACGAACTGGAGGAACTGAAGAAGAAGATCGACTCCGCCGGCATGCCCAAGGACGTGCACGAGAAAGCCCTCCAGGAACTGAAGAAGCTGGAGGCCATGCCGCTCATGTCGGCCGAGTCCACGGTCTCCCGCAACTACCTGGACTGGATCCTGGCCGTGCCCTGGAAGAAGCGCTCCAAGGAGATCCGCAACATCGACCGGGCGGAGAAGATCCTGAACGAAGACCACTATGGTCTGGAAAAGATCAAGGAGCGCATCCTGGAGTTCCTGGCCGTCCGCCAGCTGGTGAAGAACCCCAAGGGCTCCATCCTGTGCTTCGTCGGACCTCCGGGCGTGGGAAAGACTTCGCTGGGAATGTCCATCGCGCGCGCCACCGGGCGCAAGTTCGTCCGCCTGTCGCTGGGCGGAGTGCGCGACGAAGCCGAGATCCGCGGCCATCGCCGCACCTACATCGGCGCCCTCCCCGGCCAGATCCTGCAGATGATGAAGAAGGCCGGCACCAAGAACCCGGTCTTCATGCTCGATGAAGTGGACAAGATGTCCATGGACTTCCGCGGCGATCCCTCCGCGGCGCTGCTCGAGGTGCTCGATCCCGAGCAGAACTTCATGTTCATGGATCACTACCTGGACGTGGAGTACGACCTCTCGCAGGTGTTTTTCATCGCCACCGCCAACGTGTTGCACACCGTGCCGCCGGCCCTGCAGGACCGCATGGAAGTTCTGCGCCTGCACGGCTACACCGAGCCGGAGAAGATCGAGATCGCCAAACAGTTCCTCATCCCCAAGCAGCGCAAGACCACCGGCCTGACGGAAAAGAACCTGCAGTTCACCGATGCCGGCATCTCCACCGTGATCCAGGCCTATACCCGCGAGGCGGGCGTGCGGAACCTGGAGCGCGAGATTGGCAGTATCTGCCGCAAGGTGGCCCGCCGCGTGGTCAAGGGTGGAGAGGCGTTCAGCATCACCATCACCCCGGAGAACGTGCACGACTTCCTGGGCGTGCTCAAGTTCCGGGATATGGGCGCGCACGAGAAGAGCGAGGTTGGGCTGGTCACGGGCTTGGCCTGGACCGAGGTGGGCGGCTCCATTCTCTCCACCGAAGTCACCATCGTGGACGGCAAGGGCAAGCTGATGCTGACCGGCAAGCTGGGTGACGTGATGCAGGAGTCGGCACAGGCGGCGCTGAGCTACGTGCGTTCCCGTGCGCCGCGCCTAGGACTGCCGCGCGAGTTTTATCGCAACGTGGATATCCACGTGCACGTGCCCGAGGGCGCCATCCCCAAGGATGGTCCTTCGGCGGGCATCACCATTGCCACCGCTATCGCCAGCGCATTGAGCAGGATTGCGGTGCGACGCGACATGGCCATGACCGGCGAGATCACCCTGCGCGGCAAGGTGCTGCCCATAGGCGGACTCAAGGAGAAGCTCCTGGCTGCGCACCGTGCCGGCATCCTGGAGGTTGTCCTGCCCAAGGACAACGAGAAGGACCTGGAAGAGGTCCCCCAGAATCTGCGCGACGCCATGAAGCTGCACTTCGTCGGAACCATGGACGAAGTGCTGGCCCTGGCGCTGGAAAAACCCCTGCCGGAAGTGCCGGAAACGGCCACCGGCGAGCCGCTGCCGCCGGAGTCCTTGCCTGTGCAGGGTCCCGCGGCGCCGCAATAG